In the genome of Aptenodytes patagonicus chromosome 18, bAptPat1.pri.cur, whole genome shotgun sequence, one region contains:
- the LAMC3 gene encoding laminin subunit gamma-3 isoform X2 produces MPSGGGSESDQASPGMARPPGLCLLALLGLGLGLGARGSPACQDPRGQPRRCMPVFENAAFGRAAQATNTCGSPPEDYCLQMGARHASALCHRCDAADPWHHHNASFLTDFHSQEESTWWQSQSMAFGIQHPNSVNITLHLGKAYEITYVRLKFHTSRPESFAIYKRSRAEGPWVPFQYYSASCEKTYGKRQRHYLRPGEDEQVAFCTDEFSDISPLSGGNVAFSTLEGRPSAYNFDGSPALQEWVTVTDLLISLNRLNTFGDDIFKDPKVLQSYYYAISDFSVGGRCKCNGHASECAPDEAGRLVCVCQHNTAGTDCEHCQPFYQDRPWARGTAEAANECLSCNCSGRSDECFYDRELYRRSGHGGHCRNCRDNTAGPHCERCRQNHYRWEQQAACQPCHCHPAGSLQPQCDSSGTCLCKANVTGWKCERCKDGYHSLSEGGCRPCACDPVGSVGTCDPNTGHCTCKERVEGHLCNRCQPGWFNLQPHNPAGCTSCFCYGHSTACTAADSYEVTHVRSDFSQGLEGWAATAPGTVDLPLHWADGEIVTEWDGEEPVDFLAPEKFLQNQRLSYGQLLSLLLGAEGNGTGMETGVPLLRVQLVLEGEGMEITMSSSESQPQHGKQAVTFRLHEAEEGAEPSLSAFSFQRLLSNLTGLRLRMSRGPVQGRLSLSEVQLTSARPGPGAQAGWVEECTCPLGYAGQFCQSCAPGFKREIPFGSPFISCVPCACNQHGDCHPLTGHCQCLHNTEGPSCERCSPGFYGNPFIGRFDDCKPCPCPGHSPCTEVPGSGEVVCTHCPPGQRGKRCELCDDGFFGDPLGQRGPVHPCIPCQCHKNVDLNAVGNCDPVSGRCLRCLYNTTGEHCERCRPGFYGDALAPDPAGKCAPCDCNPDGSAPGLEGCDPGTGQCHCLPHVTGRACGLCQPGYYGLQPAVGCKSCECHSTGSRESECHALTGQCSCQPGVAGKQCDQCHHGFFGFSARGCRACNCSPLGSITPQCHENSTCLCRPGFVGYKCDRCQANFFPDPLSSRCQQCPACYGLVKDEADRLKARLQEMEEWLQKPGCDARPDQSPMLGDVPRGDGLPSPYLLQGARAALSAQVRRLAGALGTAQGRLSNTSQATGCSGHGPPKTCILLSEIGAVLQSAQREILHAADTLATTEIPQEIPWQPTNWSRWVLEARELAESHKDAMAQVEAVVRRALRASNTSSELLRSLLEGNATQEVQRELEAGYEEIQRAQEELGAGVAEVAVEARRAFAAVQQANTDMAEKLLQVAALGQQALPAQAGALAQDLAALEQAAEVQESSALQAIEASRALAARLRQELQRTRGFEQLRDRAGSAHSTATSAVSRGKAVLSDAESLLASLEGMRKVLGHRKGQAALSRRMTLVRDRVMVEAQRKIKQAEKTLGNSLSISTTARRMAGEAEQVSGESAKKAQALLQESKQARKHTSQLATHANDTRRELSRQQHVAKKLREDLEEAHQVGTEVSEMAKSLQEARGSLISDIETLNDLLSSLGNLEQATQVDAVLSAGRLQLERLWLRLAAPGALAGQLSLLRQEAARQQEKIQAFESDLAEIRADKQNLEDILRSLPEGCSKWQ; encoded by the exons GCAAAGCCTACGAGATCACCTACGTACGGCTGAAGTTTCACACCAGTCGCCCCGAGAGTTTCGCCATCTACAAGCGCAGCCGTGCCGAGGGGCCCTGGGTGCCCTTCCAGTACTACAGCGCGTCCTGCGAGAAGACCTATGGGAAGAGGCAGCGGCACTACCTGCGGCCGGGGGAGGATGAGCAAGTGGCCTTCTGCACCGACGAATTCAGCGACATCTCCCCACTGAGCGGGGGCAACGTGGCCTTCTCCACCCTCGAGGGACGGCCCAGCGCCTACAATTTCGACGGGAGCCCCGCGCTGCAG GAGTGGGTGACCGTCACCGACCTGCTCATCTCCTTGAACCGGCTCAACACGTTCGGGGACGACATCTTCAAGGACCCCAAGGTGCTGCAGTCGTACTACTACGCCATCTCTGACTTCTCTGTCGGCGGCAG GTGCAAATGCAACGGCCACGCCAGCGAGTGCGCGCCGGACGAGGCTGGGCGGCTGGTCTGTGTGTGCCAGCACAACACGGCTGGCACCGACTGCGAGCACTGCCAGCCCTTCTACCAGGACCGGCCCTGGGCTCGTGGCACTGCGGAAGCTGCCAATGAGTGTCTCT cttgcAACTGCAGCGGCCGCTCAGACGAGTGCTTCTATGACCGGGAGCTGTACCGCCGCAGCGGGCACGGGGGCCACTGCCGTAACTGCCGCGACAACACGGCTGGGCCCCACTGCGAGCGCTGCCGGCAGAACCACTACcgctgggagcagcaggcagcctgccagccctgccaTTGCCACCCCGCAG gctccctgcagccccagtgcGACAGCTCGGGGACCTGCCTCTGCAAAGCCAATGTCACGGGCTGGAAGTGTGAGCGCTGCAAGGACGGCTACCACAGCCTCAGCGAAGGCGGCTGCAG ACCCTGCGCCTGTGACCCCGTGGGCAGTGTGGGCACCTGCGACCCCAACACGGGGCATTGCACCTGCAAGGAGAGGGTGGAGGGGCACTTGTGCAACAG GTGCCAGCCGGGCTGGTTTAACCTGCAGCCCCACAACCCTGCCGGCTGCACCAGCTGCTTCTGCTACGGCCACTCCACTGCCTGCACGGCGGCAGACAGCTACGAGGTGACCCACGTCCGCTCCGACTTCAGCCAAG GGCTGGAGGGCTGGGCTGCCACAGCTCCGGGCACCGTGGACCTGCCTCTGCATTGGGCTGATGGAGAGATTGTCACCGAGTGGGACGGAGAGGAGCCGGTGGATTTTCTTGCACCAG AGAAGTTTCTGCAGAACCAGCGTCTCAGTTATGGGCAgctcctgtctctgctgctgggagcagaggggaacgGGACGGGGATGGAGACCGGGGTGCCCCTGCTCCGGGTCCAGCTGGTGCTGGAGGGCGAGGGGATGGAGATCACCATGTCCAGCAGCGAGAGCCAGCCCCAGCATGGAAAGCAGGCTGTCACCTTCAG GCTGCACGAGGCAGAGGAGGGTGCGGAGCCTTCGCTGTCAGCCTTCAgcttccagcgcctgctctcCAACCTGACTGGCCTCCGCCTCCGCATGAGCCGTGGCCCTGTGCAAG GCAGGCTGTCCCTCAGCGAGGTCCAGCTCACGTCCGCTCGCCCTGGGCCAGGGGCGCAGGCAGGCTGGGTGGAGGAGTGCACGTGTCCTCTGGGCTACGCCGGGCAGTTCTGCCAGTCCTGCGCGCCCGGCTTCAAGCGGGAGATCCCCTTCGGCAGCCCCTTCATCAGCTGCGTGCCCTGCGCCTGCAACCAGCACGGGGACTGCCACCCCCTCACAG GGCACTGCCAGTGCTTGCACAATACAGAAGGTCCCTCCTGCGAGCGCTGCAGCCCTGGGTTTTACGGCAACCCCTTCATAGGGCGCTTTGATGACTGCAAGCCGTGCCCCTGCCCCGGCCACTCGCCCTGCACCGAGGTGCCTGGCAGCGGGGAGGTGGTCTGCACCCACTGCCCCCCAGGGCAGAGAG GAAAACGCTGTGAGCTCTGTGACGATGGGTTTTTTGGGGACCCCCTGGGGCAGAGGGGCCCCgtgcatccctgcatcccctgCCAGTGTCACAAGAACGTGGATCTCAACGCCGTGGGGAACTGCGACCCTGTGTCCGGCCGGTGCCTGCGCTGCCTGTACAACACGACGGGCGAGCACTGTGAGAGGTGTCGGCCAGGCTTCTATGGGGACGCGCTGGCTCCCGACCCCGCCGGGAAGTGTGCAC CTTGTGATTGCAACCCCGAcggctcagccccagggctggagggCTGCGATCCCGGCACAGGCCAGTGCCACTGCCTCCCACACGTGACGGGCAGAGCCTGTGGGCTCTGCCAGCCCGGCTACTACGGCCTGCAGCCCGCCGTGGGGTGCAAGAG CTGTGAGTGCCACTCGACAGGGTCACGGGAGAGCGAGTGCCACGCGCTGACGGGGCAGTGCTCCTGCCAGCCGGGCGTTGCGGGGAAGCAATGCGACCAATGCCACCATGGCTTCTTCGGCTTCTCAGCCAGGGGCTGCCGAG CCTGCAACTGCTCCCCGCTGGGCTCCATCACCCCACAGTGCCATGAGAACAGCACCTGCCTCTGCCGCCCCGGCTTCGTGGGCTACAAGTGCGACCGGTGCCAGGCCAACTTCTTCCCCGACCCGCTGAGCTCCCGCTGCCAGCAGTGTCCTGCCTGCTATGGGCTGGTGAAGGACGAG GCCGACCGGCTGAAGGCCAGgctgcaggagatggaggaatGGCTGCAAAAACCAGGCTGCGACGCCCGCCCAGACCAGTCCCCCATGCTGGGAGATGTGCCCCGGGGAGACGGGCTGCCCAGCCCTTACCTCCTGCAAG GTGCCCGGGCTGCCCTCTCAGCGCAGGTGAGACGGCTGGCAGGGGCGCTGGGCACCGCACAGGGCCGTCTCAGCAACACCAGCCAGGCCACCGGCTGCTCCGGCCACGGACCCCCCAAGACCTGCATCCTGCTGTCAGAGATCGGGGCCGTGCTGCAGTCGGCGCAGCGGGAGATTCTGCATGCTGCAGACACCCTGGCTACCACG GAGATTCCCCAGGAAATCCCTTGGCAGCCCACAAACTGGAGCCGCTGGGTGCTGGAGGCGCGGGAGCTGGCCGAGAG CCACAAAGATGCCATGGCGCAGGTGGAGGCGGTGGTCAGGAGAGCGCTGCGTGCCTCCAACACCAGCTCCGAGCTCCTGCGGAGCCTGCTGGAGGGGAATGCGACGCAGGAGGTGCAGCGTGAGCTGGAGGCCGG GTATGAGGAAATCCAGCGGGCACAGGAGGAGCTGGGCGCTGGCGTGGCGGAGGTGGCAGTGGAGGCCAGGAGAGCTTTCGCTGCTGTGCAGCAGGCAAACACAGACATGGCCGAGAAACTTCTGCAGGTGGCTGCACTGGGGCAG CAGGCACTGCCGGCACAGGCTGGAGCCCTGGCACAGGACCTGGCGGCACTGGAGCAGGCAGCGGAGGTGCAGGAGTCATCAGCTCTGCAGGCCATCGAGGCGTCCCGTGCTCTGGCAGCCAGATTACGCCAGGAGCTGCAGAGGACTCGTGGCTTCGAGCAG ctgcgggACCGGGCTGGCTCTGCCCACAGCACGGCCACCTCAGCCGTCTCGCGTGGAAAAGCTGTGCTCTCTGATGCAGAGTCCCTCCTGGCCAGCTTGGAAG GCATGAGGAAGGTGCTGGGGCATCGGAAGGGCCAGGCTGCCCTGAGCAGGAGGATGACACTTGTGCGGGACAGGGTGATGGTGGAGGCCCAGAGGAAGATTAAACAGGCAGAGAAGACGCTGGGAAACTCCTTGTCCATCTCCACCACAGCCCGGAGGATGGCTGGGGAGGCTGAGCAAGTCTCTGGGGAGAGTGCCAAG AAGGCACAGGCTTTGCTGCAGGAGAGCAAGCAGGCCCGCAAGCACACCAGCCAGCTTGCCACGCATGCCAATGATACCCGGCGGGAGCTCTCCCGGCAGCAGCatgtggctaagaagctcaggGAGGACCTGGAGGAAGCACACCAG GTGGGGACAGAGGTGAGTGAGATGGCAAAAAGTCTCCAGGAAGCCCGGGGCTCGCTCATCTCAGACATCGAGACCCTGAACGACCTGCTGAGCAGCCTAG GCAACCTGGAGCAGGCCACGCAGGTGGATGCGGTGCTGAGCGCTGGGCGGCTGCAGCTGGAGCGGCTGTGGCTGCGCCTGGCTGCACCGGGTGCCCTGGCTGGCCAGCTCAGCCTGCTGCGGCAGGAGGCAGCGCGGCAGCAGGAGAAGATCCAGGCGTTCGAGAGCGACTTGGCTGAGATCCGGGCTGACAAGCAGAACCTTGAGGACATTTTGCGGAGCCTTCCCGAGGGCTGCTCAAAGTGGCAGTGA
- the LAMC3 gene encoding laminin subunit gamma-3 isoform X1, with the protein MPVFENAAFGRAAQATNTCGSPPEDYCLQMGARHASALCHRCDAADPWHHHNASFLTDFHSQEESTWWQSQSMAFGIQHPNSVNITLHLGKAYEITYVRLKFHTSRPESFAIYKRSRAEGPWVPFQYYSASCEKTYGKRQRHYLRPGEDEQVAFCTDEFSDISPLSGGNVAFSTLEGRPSAYNFDGSPALQEWVTVTDLLISLNRLNTFGDDIFKDPKVLQSYYYAISDFSVGGRCKCNGHASECAPDEAGRLVCVCQHNTAGTDCEHCQPFYQDRPWARGTAEAANECLSCNCSGRSDECFYDRELYRRSGHGGHCRNCRDNTAGPHCERCRQNHYRWEQQAACQPCHCHPAGSLQPQCDSSGTCLCKANVTGWKCERCKDGYHSLSEGGCRPCACDPVGSVGTCDPNTGHCTCKERVEGHLCNRCQPGWFNLQPHNPAGCTSCFCYGHSTACTAADSYEVTHVRSDFSQGLEGWAATAPGTVDLPLHWADGEIVTEWDGEEPVDFLAPEKFLQNQRLSYGQLLSLLLGAEGNGTGMETGVPLLRVQLVLEGEGMEITMSSSESQPQHGKQAVTFRLHEAEEGAEPSLSAFSFQRLLSNLTGLRLRMSRGPVQGRLSLSEVQLTSARPGPGAQAGWVEECTCPLGYAGQFCQSCAPGFKREIPFGSPFISCVPCACNQHGDCHPLTGHCQCLHNTEGPSCERCSPGFYGNPFIGRFDDCKPCPCPGHSPCTEVPGSGEVVCTHCPPGQRGKRCELCDDGFFGDPLGQRGPVHPCIPCQCHKNVDLNAVGNCDPVSGRCLRCLYNTTGEHCERCRPGFYGDALAPDPAGKCAPCDCNPDGSAPGLEGCDPGTGQCHCLPHVTGRACGLCQPGYYGLQPAVGCKSCECHSTGSRESECHALTGQCSCQPGVAGKQCDQCHHGFFGFSARGCRACNCSPLGSITPQCHENSTCLCRPGFVGYKCDRCQANFFPDPLSSRCQQCPACYGLVKDEADRLKARLQEMEEWLQKPGCDARPDQSPMLGDVPRGDGLPSPYLLQGARAALSAQVRRLAGALGTAQGRLSNTSQATGCSGHGPPKTCILLSEIGAVLQSAQREILHAADTLATTEIPQEIPWQPTNWSRWVLEARELAESHKDAMAQVEAVVRRALRASNTSSELLRSLLEGNATQEVQRELEAGYEEIQRAQEELGAGVAEVAVEARRAFAAVQQANTDMAEKLLQVAALGQALPAQAGALAQDLAALEQAAEVQESSALQAIEASRALAARLRQELQRTRGFEQLRDRAGSAHSTATSAVSRGKAVLSDAESLLASLEGMRKVLGHRKGQAALSRRMTLVRDRVMVEAQRKIKQAEKTLGNSLSISTTARRMAGEAEQVSGESAKKAQALLQESKQARKHTSQLATHANDTRRELSRQQHVAKKLREDLEEAHQVGTEVSEMAKSLQEARGSLISDIETLNDLLSSLGNLEQATQVDAVLSAGRLQLERLWLRLAAPGALAGQLSLLRQEAARQQEKIQAFESDLAEIRADKQNLEDILRSLPEGCSKWQ; encoded by the exons GCAAAGCCTACGAGATCACCTACGTACGGCTGAAGTTTCACACCAGTCGCCCCGAGAGTTTCGCCATCTACAAGCGCAGCCGTGCCGAGGGGCCCTGGGTGCCCTTCCAGTACTACAGCGCGTCCTGCGAGAAGACCTATGGGAAGAGGCAGCGGCACTACCTGCGGCCGGGGGAGGATGAGCAAGTGGCCTTCTGCACCGACGAATTCAGCGACATCTCCCCACTGAGCGGGGGCAACGTGGCCTTCTCCACCCTCGAGGGACGGCCCAGCGCCTACAATTTCGACGGGAGCCCCGCGCTGCAG GAGTGGGTGACCGTCACCGACCTGCTCATCTCCTTGAACCGGCTCAACACGTTCGGGGACGACATCTTCAAGGACCCCAAGGTGCTGCAGTCGTACTACTACGCCATCTCTGACTTCTCTGTCGGCGGCAG GTGCAAATGCAACGGCCACGCCAGCGAGTGCGCGCCGGACGAGGCTGGGCGGCTGGTCTGTGTGTGCCAGCACAACACGGCTGGCACCGACTGCGAGCACTGCCAGCCCTTCTACCAGGACCGGCCCTGGGCTCGTGGCACTGCGGAAGCTGCCAATGAGTGTCTCT cttgcAACTGCAGCGGCCGCTCAGACGAGTGCTTCTATGACCGGGAGCTGTACCGCCGCAGCGGGCACGGGGGCCACTGCCGTAACTGCCGCGACAACACGGCTGGGCCCCACTGCGAGCGCTGCCGGCAGAACCACTACcgctgggagcagcaggcagcctgccagccctgccaTTGCCACCCCGCAG gctccctgcagccccagtgcGACAGCTCGGGGACCTGCCTCTGCAAAGCCAATGTCACGGGCTGGAAGTGTGAGCGCTGCAAGGACGGCTACCACAGCCTCAGCGAAGGCGGCTGCAG ACCCTGCGCCTGTGACCCCGTGGGCAGTGTGGGCACCTGCGACCCCAACACGGGGCATTGCACCTGCAAGGAGAGGGTGGAGGGGCACTTGTGCAACAG GTGCCAGCCGGGCTGGTTTAACCTGCAGCCCCACAACCCTGCCGGCTGCACCAGCTGCTTCTGCTACGGCCACTCCACTGCCTGCACGGCGGCAGACAGCTACGAGGTGACCCACGTCCGCTCCGACTTCAGCCAAG GGCTGGAGGGCTGGGCTGCCACAGCTCCGGGCACCGTGGACCTGCCTCTGCATTGGGCTGATGGAGAGATTGTCACCGAGTGGGACGGAGAGGAGCCGGTGGATTTTCTTGCACCAG AGAAGTTTCTGCAGAACCAGCGTCTCAGTTATGGGCAgctcctgtctctgctgctgggagcagaggggaacgGGACGGGGATGGAGACCGGGGTGCCCCTGCTCCGGGTCCAGCTGGTGCTGGAGGGCGAGGGGATGGAGATCACCATGTCCAGCAGCGAGAGCCAGCCCCAGCATGGAAAGCAGGCTGTCACCTTCAG GCTGCACGAGGCAGAGGAGGGTGCGGAGCCTTCGCTGTCAGCCTTCAgcttccagcgcctgctctcCAACCTGACTGGCCTCCGCCTCCGCATGAGCCGTGGCCCTGTGCAAG GCAGGCTGTCCCTCAGCGAGGTCCAGCTCACGTCCGCTCGCCCTGGGCCAGGGGCGCAGGCAGGCTGGGTGGAGGAGTGCACGTGTCCTCTGGGCTACGCCGGGCAGTTCTGCCAGTCCTGCGCGCCCGGCTTCAAGCGGGAGATCCCCTTCGGCAGCCCCTTCATCAGCTGCGTGCCCTGCGCCTGCAACCAGCACGGGGACTGCCACCCCCTCACAG GGCACTGCCAGTGCTTGCACAATACAGAAGGTCCCTCCTGCGAGCGCTGCAGCCCTGGGTTTTACGGCAACCCCTTCATAGGGCGCTTTGATGACTGCAAGCCGTGCCCCTGCCCCGGCCACTCGCCCTGCACCGAGGTGCCTGGCAGCGGGGAGGTGGTCTGCACCCACTGCCCCCCAGGGCAGAGAG GAAAACGCTGTGAGCTCTGTGACGATGGGTTTTTTGGGGACCCCCTGGGGCAGAGGGGCCCCgtgcatccctgcatcccctgCCAGTGTCACAAGAACGTGGATCTCAACGCCGTGGGGAACTGCGACCCTGTGTCCGGCCGGTGCCTGCGCTGCCTGTACAACACGACGGGCGAGCACTGTGAGAGGTGTCGGCCAGGCTTCTATGGGGACGCGCTGGCTCCCGACCCCGCCGGGAAGTGTGCAC CTTGTGATTGCAACCCCGAcggctcagccccagggctggagggCTGCGATCCCGGCACAGGCCAGTGCCACTGCCTCCCACACGTGACGGGCAGAGCCTGTGGGCTCTGCCAGCCCGGCTACTACGGCCTGCAGCCCGCCGTGGGGTGCAAGAG CTGTGAGTGCCACTCGACAGGGTCACGGGAGAGCGAGTGCCACGCGCTGACGGGGCAGTGCTCCTGCCAGCCGGGCGTTGCGGGGAAGCAATGCGACCAATGCCACCATGGCTTCTTCGGCTTCTCAGCCAGGGGCTGCCGAG CCTGCAACTGCTCCCCGCTGGGCTCCATCACCCCACAGTGCCATGAGAACAGCACCTGCCTCTGCCGCCCCGGCTTCGTGGGCTACAAGTGCGACCGGTGCCAGGCCAACTTCTTCCCCGACCCGCTGAGCTCCCGCTGCCAGCAGTGTCCTGCCTGCTATGGGCTGGTGAAGGACGAG GCCGACCGGCTGAAGGCCAGgctgcaggagatggaggaatGGCTGCAAAAACCAGGCTGCGACGCCCGCCCAGACCAGTCCCCCATGCTGGGAGATGTGCCCCGGGGAGACGGGCTGCCCAGCCCTTACCTCCTGCAAG GTGCCCGGGCTGCCCTCTCAGCGCAGGTGAGACGGCTGGCAGGGGCGCTGGGCACCGCACAGGGCCGTCTCAGCAACACCAGCCAGGCCACCGGCTGCTCCGGCCACGGACCCCCCAAGACCTGCATCCTGCTGTCAGAGATCGGGGCCGTGCTGCAGTCGGCGCAGCGGGAGATTCTGCATGCTGCAGACACCCTGGCTACCACG GAGATTCCCCAGGAAATCCCTTGGCAGCCCACAAACTGGAGCCGCTGGGTGCTGGAGGCGCGGGAGCTGGCCGAGAG CCACAAAGATGCCATGGCGCAGGTGGAGGCGGTGGTCAGGAGAGCGCTGCGTGCCTCCAACACCAGCTCCGAGCTCCTGCGGAGCCTGCTGGAGGGGAATGCGACGCAGGAGGTGCAGCGTGAGCTGGAGGCCGG GTATGAGGAAATCCAGCGGGCACAGGAGGAGCTGGGCGCTGGCGTGGCGGAGGTGGCAGTGGAGGCCAGGAGAGCTTTCGCTGCTGTGCAGCAGGCAAACACAGACATGGCCGAGAAACTTCTGCAGGTGGCTGCACTGGGGCAG GCACTGCCGGCACAGGCTGGAGCCCTGGCACAGGACCTGGCGGCACTGGAGCAGGCAGCGGAGGTGCAGGAGTCATCAGCTCTGCAGGCCATCGAGGCGTCCCGTGCTCTGGCAGCCAGATTACGCCAGGAGCTGCAGAGGACTCGTGGCTTCGAGCAG ctgcgggACCGGGCTGGCTCTGCCCACAGCACGGCCACCTCAGCCGTCTCGCGTGGAAAAGCTGTGCTCTCTGATGCAGAGTCCCTCCTGGCCAGCTTGGAAG GCATGAGGAAGGTGCTGGGGCATCGGAAGGGCCAGGCTGCCCTGAGCAGGAGGATGACACTTGTGCGGGACAGGGTGATGGTGGAGGCCCAGAGGAAGATTAAACAGGCAGAGAAGACGCTGGGAAACTCCTTGTCCATCTCCACCACAGCCCGGAGGATGGCTGGGGAGGCTGAGCAAGTCTCTGGGGAGAGTGCCAAG AAGGCACAGGCTTTGCTGCAGGAGAGCAAGCAGGCCCGCAAGCACACCAGCCAGCTTGCCACGCATGCCAATGATACCCGGCGGGAGCTCTCCCGGCAGCAGCatgtggctaagaagctcaggGAGGACCTGGAGGAAGCACACCAG GTGGGGACAGAGGTGAGTGAGATGGCAAAAAGTCTCCAGGAAGCCCGGGGCTCGCTCATCTCAGACATCGAGACCCTGAACGACCTGCTGAGCAGCCTAG GCAACCTGGAGCAGGCCACGCAGGTGGATGCGGTGCTGAGCGCTGGGCGGCTGCAGCTGGAGCGGCTGTGGCTGCGCCTGGCTGCACCGGGTGCCCTGGCTGGCCAGCTCAGCCTGCTGCGGCAGGAGGCAGCGCGGCAGCAGGAGAAGATCCAGGCGTTCGAGAGCGACTTGGCTGAGATCCGGGCTGACAAGCAGAACCTTGAGGACATTTTGCGGAGCCTTCCCGAGGGCTGCTCAAAGTGGCAGTGA